A window of the Alnus glutinosa chromosome 4, dhAlnGlut1.1, whole genome shotgun sequence genome harbors these coding sequences:
- the LOC133866478 gene encoding cytochrome P450 CYP72A616-like: protein MEEFYIFKLLAISSALLILYPVIGVVYVIWWRPKSLEKQLRQQGIRGTSYKLLYGDVKEIQECNREAWSKPITTLDHQILPRVSPFFHQLVQKYGKVSLSWDGTRPRLMVGDPELMRLILGDKKGHLVKTPLNPLAGMLNLGLSNLEGERWAKHRRLITPAFHLEKLKRMVPAFETSCLGLIDRWKELISPQGSREIDVAPELQNLASDAIARTAFGSSFEEGKRIFELLKELTKLVHESFQKIYIPGFRFIPTKKNKRRYNMVKEINAILGEMIRRKEEGMRNGDSGNNNDLLGLLLQCKEDSDQNGLTTEDVMEECKLFYFAGQETTATLLTWTLIVLSMHPDWQEKARDELLHVCADRTLDFEAINQLKIVPMILYEVLRLYPPLASLYRHTRRKTNIGGLTIPAGVDLALPVLLLHNDPNYWGEDVEKFNPERFSQGISKASKDQIAFYPFGWGPRICLGQNFAMIEAKMALAMILRHFSFQLSPSYTHAPRTFITLKPQHGAPIILHRI from the exons ATGGAAgaattttacattttcaaactGCTGGCAATCTCTTCTGCTCTACTCATTCTTTATCCCGTTATCGGAGTTGTTTATGTGATTTGGTGGAGACCCAAAAGCCTTGAGAAGCAATTGAGGCAGCAAGGGATCAGAGGAACTTCTTACAAGCTTTTGTATGGTGATGTGAAAGAGATTCAGGAGTGCAACAGGGAAGCATGGTCCAAACCGATTACCACCCTAGACCACCAGATTTTGCCACGTGTCTCACCATTCTTTCATCAACTGGTACAAAAATatg GAAAAGTATCTCTATCTTGGGATGGAACAAGACCAAGATTGATGGTAGGAGACCCAGAGTTAATGAGGCTGATATTAGGAGATAAGAAGGGTCATCTTGTAAAGACGCCACTGAACCCTCTTGCGGGTATGCTAAATCTGGGGCTCTCAAATTTGGAAGGAGAGCGATGGGCCAAGCACAGAAGGCTTATTACACCTGCTTTCCACCTTGAGAAGTTAAAG AGAATGGTGCCAGCATTTGAAACCAGTTGTTTGGGGCTGATTGATCGATGGAAGGAATTGATTAGTCCTCAAGGATCACGTGAAATAGATGTTGCACCAGAGCTCCAAAATCTTGCCAGTGATGCCATCGCCCGGACAGCCTTTGGAAGCAGCTTTGAAGAGGGCAAAAGGATATTTGAACTTCTGAAAGAGCTCACTAAATTGGTGCATGAATCCTTTCAAAAGATTTACATCCCAGGTTTCAG GTTCATTCCCACTAAGAAGAACAAGAGGAGATATAATATGGTGAAGGAGATCAATGCAATACTAGGGGAAATGATCCGCAGGAAAGAGGAAGGCATGCGAAATGGAGATTCAGGCAATAACAACGATTTACTAGGCCTATTATTGCAATGCAAAGAAGATTCCGATCAAAATGGTCTGACAACTGAAGATGTTATGGAGGAGTGCAAGTTGTTCTACTTCGCCGGCCAAGAGACCACCGCCACCTTGCTCACATGGACACTCATTGTTTTATCTATGCATCCCGATTGGCAAGAAAAGGCCAGGGACGAGCTGCTACACGTCTGTGCCGACAGAACACTTGATTTCGAAGCCATCAATCAACTCAAGATT GTACCAATGATATTGTATGAAGTCCTTCGATTATACCCGCCTCTAGCTTCTCTCTACCGGCATACCCGCCGGAAGACGAATATAGGAGGCCTAACGATCCCGGCCGGGGTTGACTTAGCATTACCAGTGCTGCTTCTACATAATGATCCAAATTATTGGGGCGAAGATGTTGAGAAATTCAATCCTGAGAGATTTTCTCAAGGCATTTCGAAAGCATCAAAGGATCAAATAGCGTTCTATCCATTTGGTTGGGGTCCCAGAATATGTCTTGGCCAAAATTTCGCCATGATAGAAGCAAAGATGGCTCTGGCTATGATTCTtcgacatttttcttttcaactcTCACCATCTTATACTCACGCTCCTCGTACTTTCATTACTCTTAAGCCACAGCATGGTGCTCCGATTATACTGCACAGAATCTAA
- the LOC133865797 gene encoding THO complex subunit 5A → MEDGEIDEGGQGAMVVDEEEPLSAPQQRKVEKSAHEMLRESKASVEEIVAKMLSVKKEGHPKSLLRELVTQMFLHFITLRQANRSILLEEDRVKAETERAKAPVDFTTLQLHNLMYEKSHYVKAIKACKDFRSKYPDIDLVSEEEFFRDAPEEIKAKTLSNDSAHNLMMQRLQFELFQRKELCKLQEKLEIQKKKLLDTIANRKKFLSSLPSHLKSLKKASLPVQNQFGILHTKKIKQHHLAELLPPSLYVIYSEFLAQKEAFGENIDLEIVGSVKDAQAFARQQANKDTGISTSVENSRLEDDAPDEEDDGQRRRKRPKRVPSKESLDQDGVYQVHPLKIIVHVYDDGISDPKSAKMITLKFEYLLKLNVVCVGIEGSHDRAENNILCNLFPDDTGIELPHQSAKLCVGDALAFDERRVSRPYKWAQHLAGIDFLPEVSPLLTSHGTQSGETAKSEAVVSGLSLYRQQNRVQTVVQRIRSRKKAQLALVAQLDLLMKLKWPALSCESVPWALHNPLCNLHGWSPVGPPPIQALSLPIIDTEQVRESIDADMIEQPGTSKEELEGTREDGELPSLVPAAFVNSDVKLNRSKGSNLEHSRQLTLISKSLGSPISVAKSQSFKKPDEYLDLILDTDSDQDAPAYVEPEVENTAFTQYYETDNESWVDYGVREFCLVLTKNTDTDKSLWKLEAKIKISMEYPLRPPHFALSLHAKSSGENHSESDGLEWHNELCAIEAEVNLHILKMLPADQGNYILSHQVRCLAMLLDYYMDETFPSSEKRNSTSVVDVGLSNPVSGRLLARSFRGRDRRKMISWKDIGCTHGYPY, encoded by the exons ATGGAAGACGGTGAGATTGACGAGGGGGGCCAGGGAGCGATGGTGGTAGACGAGGAAGAACCGCTGTCAGCACCGCAACAGCGCAAGGTGGAGAAGTCGGCGCACGAAATGCTGCGAGAGAGCAAAGCCTCGGTGGAGGAAATCGTGGCCAAGATGCTCTCCGTCAAGAAAGAAGGCCACCCCAAATCTCTTCTCCGAGAGCTCGTTACTCAGATGTTCCTTCACTTCATCACCCTCCGCCAG GCAAACCGTTCGATCTTGCTAGAAGAAGATCGTGTGAAAGCAGAAACAGAGCGTGCAAAGGCACCGGTGGACTTCACTACCCTCCAGCTTCACAATTTGATGTACGAAAAAAGTCACTATGTTAAAGCAATAAAGGCTTGCAAAGATTTCAGGTCAAAATATCCTGATATCGATCTGGTATCTGAGGAAGAGTTTTTCCGTGATGCACCTGAAGAGATTAAAGCCAAGACGTTGTCCAATGACAGTGCGCACAATCTGATGATGCAGAGGCTCCAATTTGAGCTGTTCCAG CGAAAAGAGCTATGCAAACTTCAAGAGAAACttgaaatacaaaagaaaaaacttttggATACAATTGCAAACCGCAAGAAATTCTTGTCAAGTCTACCCTCACATCTTAAGTCTCTTAAGAAAGCATCCTTGCCGGTACAGAACCAGTTTGGGATTCTGCATACGAAAAAAATTAAGCAGCACCATTTGGCAGAGTTGCTTCCACCttctctctatgtgatttacTCAGAGTTCTTGGCACAGAAGGAAGCTTTTGGTGAAAATATCGATTTGGAGATTGTAGGAAGTGTGAAAGATGCTCAAGCTTTTGCTCGCCAGCAAGCAAATAAGGACACTG GCATATCTACCAGTGTAGAGAATTCTAGATTGGAGGATGATGCACCCGATGAGGAAGATGATGGCCAAAGGAGGAGAAAGCGGCCAAAGAGGGTTCCAAGCAAGGAGAGCCTTGACCAGGATGGAGTATATCAAGTTCATCCACTTAAAATCATCGTTCATGTTTATGATGATGGGATTTCTGATCCTAAGTCTGCAAAAATGATCACTCTGAAGTTTGAATACTTGTTAAAGTTGAATGTGGTATGTGTCGGGATTGAAGGGTCCCATGACAGAGCTGAGAATAACATCTTATGCAACTTATTCCCTGATGACACTGGCATTGAGCTtcctcaccag TCAGCCAAGCTCTGTGTTGGTGATGCCCTTGCATTTGATGAAAGGAGAGTATCACGGCCATATAAGTGGGCCCAGCATTTGGCAGGGATTGATTTTTTGCCAGAGGTGTCACCATTGCTTACTAGCCATGGAACCCAAAGTGGTGAAACAGCTAAAAGTGAGGCTGTTGTATCTGGTCTTTCACTGTATCGCCAGCAGaaccgcgtccagacggttgtgcAAAGAATTCGCTCTCGGAAAAAGGCTCAGCTGGCTCTTGT GGCACAGCTTGATTTGCTTATGAAGCTTAAGTGGCCTGCTCTAAGTTGTGAAAGTGTTCCTTGGGCTTTGCATAACCCTTTGTGCAATTTGCATGGTTGGTCGCCTGTAGGACCCCCACCCATTCAGGCTTTATCTTTGCCCATTATAGATACAGAGCAAGTTCGGGAATCTATAGATGCTGATATGATTGAACAACCTGGTACTTCAAAGGAAGAGCTAGAAGGTACAAGGGAAGATGGGGAGCTTCCATCTTTGGTTCCTGCTGCATTTGTCAATAGTGATGTTAAACTTAATCGCTCAAAGGGATCTAATCTTGAGCATTCCAGGCAGCTtactttaatttcaaaaagcctTGGATCTCCAATCAGCGTGGCAAAATCACAAAGTTTCAAGAAACCTGATGAGTATTTGGATCTGATATTGGATACTGATAGTGATCAGGATGCACCTGCATATGTTGAGCCTGAGGTAGAAAATACTGCTTTTACTCAATATTATGAGACGGACAATGAGTCATGGGTGGATTATGGGGTGAGGGAATTTTGTCTTGTTTTAACCAAGAACACGGATACTGACAAGAGCCTTTGGAAGTTAGAAGCCAAG ATCAAGATCAGCATGGAATATCCTTTAAGGCCTCCTCATTTTGCATTGAGTCTTCACGCTAAATCTTCTGGAGAAAATCATTCTGAGAGTGATGGTTTGGAGTGGCATAATGAACTTTGCGCTATTGAAGCTGAG GTCAATCTTCACATATTAAAGATGCTACCTGCGGATCAAGGAAATTATATTTTGTCTCATCAAGTTCGTTGTCTTGCAATGTTGCTTGACTACTACATGGATGAGACATTCCCATCCTCTGAAAAGAGAAACAGTACGTCTGTGGTTGATGTTGGTTTGTCTAATCCCGTCAGTGGCAGGCTTCTTGCCagatcatttagaggaagggaTCGTAGGAAGATGATATCATGGAAGGATATTGGATGCACTCATGGCTATCCTTACTAG
- the LOC133866105 gene encoding E3 ubiquitin-protein ligase RING1-like: MTGLTPSRTVHIGMAVQVIRWWQRRTLYAYTDEEDEEKEEERAIMQESIEENNVFKGVSARAELNEALEAVTLKSCVESVASCCMVCFDEFSDCLEVADQLIRMPCQHVYHKDCIVRWLKDSHLCRLCRFPMPHSTS, translated from the coding sequence ATGACTGGCTTGACGCCATCGCGCACGGTGCACATAGGCATGGCTGTTCAGGTTATACGGTGGTGGCAAAGACGAACACTATACGCGTACACGGACGAGGAGgatgaggaaaaagaagaagagcgaGCGATAATGCAAGAGTCGATTGAAGAGAATAATGTGTTTAAGGGTGTAAGCGCGAGGGCCGAGTTGAATGAGGCATTGGAGGCAGTGACGTTGAAAAGCTGTGTGGAGTCGGTGGCGTCATGTTGTATGGTGTGCTTTGACGAGTTTTCCGATTGTTTGGAGGTGGCAGATCAGCTTATACGTATGCCATGTCAGCATGTGTATCACAAAGATTGTATTGTCCGCTGGCTGAAGGACAGTCACTTGTGCCGGCTGTGCCGCTTTCCCATGCCACACTCTACGTCTTGA